The Macaca mulatta isolate MMU2019108-1 chromosome 19, T2T-MMU8v2.0, whole genome shotgun sequence sequence GGGACCTCAGAGGTCCCAAGGGCTGCTAGAGCAGAGCCAGGTCCTTCATCCTAGCGACGCTCCTCAACCCTGCCGGGGTCTAATTATGAACTGGACCCAGGCAGAGCGAGAGCCCGGACAACTTTGAGCTGCAGCTCCCAGTTAACTTTGTCCGAGTTTGTTCCCTGGGTCACAGTGCCACCTAGAGGATGCGTTCTGTCCTTGGCTGGTTTTCCTGCTGACAAAAAACCGGACCTGATTCACTTGGATCAAAGTAcaatgaggctgaggtgggcggatcacctgaggtcaggagttcaagaccaccctggccaacatggtgaacccctgtctctacaaaaatacaaaaaaaaaaaaaaaaaaaattagccgggcgtgatgatgcatgcctgtaatcacagctactcaggtgactgaggcaggagaatcacctgaaccagggaggtggaggttgtagtgagccaagattgcaccacggcactccagcctgggcaacagagcgagactgcatctcaaaaaaaaaaaaaaaaagtacaatgaaCCCAGATCTTCAGGGACAGTTTGCCTTGTGCCGTCAGCAAATGGAGCTGCTTGGTTGGGAACGAGTGCTGTCTCTGGGACTTGCGTTGGGTCAGCAACACCACAGCAGGTGTTCAGCCTTGCACCTTCAGTAGTGTCAGCTGTACACATACATCCTACAGGATCATTCACAGGAAGGGGAAAATCAGACTGATGTGTTCCTGCCTGGGTCAAATGACGTGGGTGCCATGCGCACTTATCTTGGAGCCTGGCCCGCCGTTAGCACAGAATGAATATTTGCTGTTTCCTGGTTCTGATGAATAACAGCAGCTCATCAGCCACACTCTTAGATGTTTGTGACTGTATTttgacaaaataacaaaaaaggaaagccTGCAAGTACTTCCCCGATTGTCCCCTGGTGCTTCTCAGCTGGTAGTGAGATGCTGTGGGCCGACAGTGAGAAGGGGAGGAACAGGCCTCAGGTCAAGTTCACAGGTAGAAGTGAGTTCCCCAGACCATGGCAAATTCATTAGAAAGAAAAAGGTGTGAGGGCTGGAATCATGATGAACTGTCTCATGATGCAATTTTGAGCTGGAACTTATGGAGTGGGCAGCAGGGTAACAGGCAGAATGATGTTAGCATCCACGTGGAGCTGGAGGCAGCCAGCCAGAAACCAGTCCATGAGTAGATCAGGCCGGTAGAGAGTCTCTGGTCTTTGAGAGAACTTGTGTCCTAGTCAGTTTCAAAACAGATAGTTGCTGCTGCCACGTGGGGCCCAAGAAGGGCCATCTAGCACTTGGTGCCACCTTGTGAGCAAGCTGGCAGCCTGTGGATACATATCTCTTGGTCTTCTGGGGACAGGTTGGTTGCCAGGTGTGAGGGCTGTTGGCCTGCCTgggtggagagagaagaaagtggtTCACACAGGGAGCTGGGCTTCTCTTCAAGGGGTTTCCACCATGGGCACGGACTGCCGCTGGGGACGAGGCACACACATGCCATCAGACCCAGCATGCTCAAGCCCCCACAGTGGCTAACACTGAGCAGGACCCCAGGATCCAGAGCCGAGTGTTTACACAATCCGAGGCACACGGTAGAGGGAGCGGCATGTTTTCCAGAGTCACCATGTCACTCTCAGGGGCATATACACCCTCAGCCCTGGCAACATGGCGGAAGGCACTAAGAAGTCCCTACCATCAAGGTGCCCACCTGGGCACTGGGATTGGGTGCCCTATGACGTGTGGGTGAGAAGAAGGAGACAGCCCAGGTGccgtggggtggggctggggatgTGGAAGATGCAGGGCAGACAGCAGCCAGGGAGGTCTCACCTCCCTGCCATGTGTCCACAGGGGTGGGCACAGCTGTCAAGGGCACTCTGGTTACTACTGTCTCCACCCCACAGTGACATGAAATCCGAGAGGAGACCTCCCTCACCCGATGTGATTGTGCTGTCCGACAACGAGCAGCCCTCGAGCCCGAGAGTGAATGGGCTGACCACGGTGGCCTTGAAGGAGACTAGCACCGAGGCCCTCATGGTGAGCCATGTGGTGGCACTGCCGCCAGAGCCCCACTGTGTCCTTCCCACTCATGGCGCCCTTGGGTGGAGCTAGTGACGGCAGGGCCTCTGCTTCCCACCAAGGACGCTCTCCCTCAACCCTGTTCCTCTCGCCTCTGCAGAAAAGCAGTCCTGAAGAACGAGAAAGGATGATCAAACAGCTGAAAGAAGAGTTGAGGTTAGAAGAAGCAAAACTCGTTTTGTTGAAAAAGTTGCGGCAGAGTCAGATACAAAAGGAAGCCACCGCCCAGAAGGTGCGTGCCTGTCTCCCCTCCTCGCTGGGCCAGCAGGAGCCTCTGGCCTTGCCTTGATCCCATCATCAATGTCAGGGGCCAGAAAGGTGAAAGGGCTTCCTTGAGGGAGTATAGGGCAAGGTCCCGCTCCCCCGTTTGTGGACTCCAGTGTGCATTTTGGATTTAGCTTAGAAGATGTTAAAGTGAATTTCAGTCTAGAGTAATCTGGATCTGAGGGTCTaaagctcactttttttttttttttttggagatagaatcttgctctttcgccaggctggagtgcggtgacacaaatccttggcttactgcaacctctgtctcctgggttcaggtgattggcctgccttagcctcctgagtagctgggactacaggcacatgccaccacagccagctaatttttgtatttttagtggagacggggtttcaccatgttggccaggatggtcttgatctcttgaccttgtggtccaccctcatgggcctcccaaagtgctgggattacaggcatgagccaccgcgcccgccctaAACCTCACTTGGACAACAGGTGTCAGGGAGTGGAGCACAGATGTCTGGTGCCACTGGAAGCATGTTTCTGGGTGAAGGGCTCTGTGCAGAAAGGCCGCCCGCACTGTGGGCGCAGGGGATGCCCCAGTCTCTGCTGTCCTCCCTCCTGCTGTGTGCATCTCAGTCCCCTCCCAGCTGGACGCGTGCTGAGCTGCCATGGATCTCAGCCCCAACTCTCAGGAGGGTCCTGCttctgttccttcttccctggAGCCTGAAGCTCACTGTTGCTCTGCTTCTAGATGCAGGTTAATGGGCAGCGAGGTTAAGTTTATTTTGTTGGGCTTTTTGAGTGCTCTGTTCTGGGAAACTCCTACCTTCCGAGTACTTTAGTAATTGCCTCAGTGAACCAGAAAGTAAGTGTGTCCTGGGCAGCAGGAGCTGAAGGAAGGACAGGACTCTCCCTGCTCTGGCTTGggggtttgttttttgaaacCCCGCCCCCCCCGCACACCTCACAGCTACCCAATTAGCAAGTGGGTTGGAAAGAGCCctgcctgtttcttttttctatttctttgtcacTTGCCAAAAACTCATTGAGGGACACCAAGTCTGTCACTGACCCTTCTTTAGTGGAACATGCAGCTTTAAAAAGTGCCCAGAGTCACTGTTTTCTCACTGAGATTGATATCTCCCTGCCTGGGCCATGGGTCCTTTGCCTCAGCGGCACTGCCGCCATCAGCCATTCTGTCCCCTGGAAGGCACAAGTGGGTGCCAGGACACTGCATGGGTGTCAGGGAGTGGCCAAGAAGTGATGCTGAGAGTAGTGGGTGGGGCTGCTGGAAAATCTCTTCTAAGCCCATGTAGAAATTGTCACCTCCTGCCGCAGACAGGGTCACTTTCAGCCTTCAAGCAGAACTTCTGAGAGCCTGATGCCGTAGGGGAGGAAGACAGTCAGTCCTCGGTGGCAGCATTAAATCTTGGCGCCTCCATGTGGGGAGAGGGCCAGGTGGCCCCTCACCTCCTGGTGTCCTGCTCTCTTGCAGCCCACAGGTTCTGTCGGGAGTGCCGTGACCACCCCTCCCCCGCTTGTTCGGGGCACCCAGAACATTCCTGCTGGCAAGCCATCGCTCCAGGTCAGTGTCCCTGCTGTGTCTCAGTGGGTGCCCTGCCGGCACTGCTGCTGTCAAGAATAGGCTCCTTGGGCTCCCAAACAGCCCTGGTCCAGGTTCTGCAAGAGGTTGCCCTTTCCTTCGGAGTAGGCTGGAGTGAGGCCCTCCAGTCCACAGCCCAGGGGAAAAAGCATATATGCAAGAGGGCCTTCCAGTGAGTGCCTCTAGCAAGTCTGATCTCCCTTCATGTTGACTCTTCTGGCCAAGAGAGCCTTCTTCCAGGGCCTCCAGGTGAGGGGCAGAGTCTTTCTCCCAGCCATATGGCTGAAGTCGGAAGAggccctcctgcccctccctctcaAACAGGCCTGAGCCCCCAACTTGCTCTAGGGGGTGACCATGCCCATCCTGCCATGGACCGGCCAGTGTCATGTGAGAATGAACTGCCATGCTGGTGGGACTCACTCAGGAGTGAGCCCAGGTTCGCACGGCTGTGGTTGGAGTCCTGGTCCTTGTTCCAGTGTTTAGAATCAGTAGTCATCTTTACTAATTTTGTGTTACACATTCGCCTTGTtagtttgtttgagacagggtcttgctctgtaacccaggctggagtgcaatggcacgacctcagcttactgttgcctctgcctcctagacttaagccatccttctgcctcagcctcccaagtagccaagattacaggcgcacaccaccatgcctgggtaatttttctgttttttgtagagatggggtttcactgttactcaggctgttctcaaatctctgggctcaagagatccacctgccttggcctcccaatgtgttggaattacaggcgtgagccaccacccccagccagctAGCtagctaaatctttttttttttggttccgagatggaatcttgctctgtcacccaggttggagtgcagtggcgcgatctcaggtcgctgcaacctccgcctcccaggttcaagcaattctcctgcctcagcctcctgagtagctgggactacaggcatgtgccaccacgcccagctaattgttgtatttttagtagagatggagtttcaccatgttggccaggctggtctcaaactcctgaccttgtgatctgcctacctcggcctcacagagtgctgggattacaggcatgagccactgcacccatccataattttattttttaacttttctgctacttaaaaaaaaccaaaccaaaaaaacttGTATGTACTTTCATAAAAGCAGTAAAActgcttgctttaaaaaaaaaaaaaagggcgggaGGGGTCCATGTAAATCTGGGTCTTGGTGTCGTTGGCAGACCTCTTCAGCTCGGATGCCCGGCAGTGTCATACCCCCGCCCCTGGTCCGAGGTGGGCAGCAGGCATCCTCgaagctggggccacaggcgaGCTCGCAGGTCGTCATGCCCCCACTCGTCAGGGGGGCCCAGGTAAGCAGAGCTGTGCACACTGGGGAGACCTGGCAGCCTCAGCAGTTGTCTACCTTGAAAGTAGGGCCCTTCCCAGTCCTTGGGGCCAAGGTGCCTGTGCCTTCCGGTCCCCCTCCATTGTTGATCTCAGTCAGATTTCTTGTTCTTCCCACCCTACCCCAACAGCAAATCCACAGCATTAGGCAACATTCCAGCACAGGGCCACCGCCCCTCCTCCTGGCCCCCCGGGCGTCGGTGCCCAGTGTGCAGATTCAGGGACAGAGGATCATCCAGCAGGGCCTCATCCGCGTCGCCAATGTTCCCAACACCAGCCTGCTCGTCAACATCCCACAGGTGAGGGCTGCGCCGCACCGGGTGAGGGAGAGTGTGTGTTCCACCTGTGACTGCTCCCCTTGGACCCAGGTTCTGGGGCACAGTAGTGTCTCCCCGGGCTGTGTGGCATGACCTGCCTTGCTCCCTCAGAGCCAGGCAGGGGCTTGGACTTGAGCTCCTAGGGGCAATAGGGCTGTGTGGGTCGTGGGCAGACTTGCTGTCCAGCACAGGTGGGCAGCTGCCGAGAGGGGCAGTGCACCGACCTGAGCTGAAGGTGGGGTCTGCTCATCAGCCCCATGGCCGAGGAAACAGCACGTGGCACACAGCAGGTTTAGGGGGATAGTCGAGGCCCAGGAGAGGCCGGTGATGGGCCCGGAGATGCCTTGGGGTGCCCTGGAGCCCATGCCACCCTCCCAGCAGTGGCTTCTTGCGATCGCCTCCTCAGCAAATGTTCTCATGTCACCAGGCGCGCCTATTCTTAGCCACACGTCCCTTCACCTCTGTACAGAGCCTCTGAGATGGGGAGGGTCTGTCTCCACCCCCTGGAAGTAGGATGGGAAGAGCAGGACCAAGGGGCGGGCAGGCTGGAAACAGGCGCCTTGGCTGACAGATAAAATTACCGGGTCCGCAGGGGCTTTTGCTGCTGGGCgtgtttgctctttcttccttctttggcaCGGTTTGTTCTTGCCTGCCTGCCCTcagacaagagcgagactctgagcAGTGTCCCTGCCTGCTTTTGAAGGTCAGGTTCGAGTGTAGAGAAGATGGCTAGTCCTGGACTGACCCAGGCAGGTAGTTTCATACACCTgtgaactttttttgtttttggagacagagttttgctctgttgcccaggctggatggagtacagtggtgtgatcaaatatctttattttgaaacaaGTGTCTtcctcttgctcaggctggagtgcagtggtgcgatcttggctcactgcagcctctacctcccaggagatactcctgcgtcagcctcccgagtagctgggactacaggcgcctgccaccacgcgcggctaatttttttgtatttttattacaggcagggtttcaccgtgttagccaggatggtctcgatctcctgacctcgtgatccgcctgcctgggcctcccaaaatgctgggattacaggcgtgagccaccacgcccggccccaccCGTGAACTTTTATCCAGTCCTTTCTGTTGTCTTTGTGCCCTGAGGGTGGGCACAGGCAGTCAGTGGCAGAGAAGGTGGTCTGCTCCTAGCAGGGCTTGGGGAGGCTGTGAGGGGAAGGAGTAGGGGAACTGGCTGGTCAGGGGTGACGGAGGCCTGAGTTTGGTCTCAGTTGCTGAGGGGCCAAAAAACTGGCAGGCTGGTCTCTGGGAGCCTTCGTTGTAGGGTGGGACCCTGAGAAGGCATCCTGGACACCCTGCGCCCCACAGTGTGGCATTTGCAAGTCACTGGGTGTGTCCATTTTCTGGGGGTGGGGTGCACAGCTTTCCTCATATTTCCAGAGGGGTCCTCAGCCCCCAAAAGCTAAGAACATTGGCATGTGGTCAGTTCTGGGTTTCGGGGAGAGCCCCATCCAGCAGTTGTGGGGTTGGTGGAGATAGTCAAGGGTCTGCTTCTGGGATCCAGGCAGGACTGTGAAGTGGCACTGCAGCAGCGAGGACTaggtggaggggaaggggaagaggttGGCCTAGGAGCTGCTTCCCCCATCACCCCATAAGAACTCAGGGACTACCTCAGACATTAGCATCCCAGGGGAGCACGTGCAGAGAGGCTCATGGGGGTGCTGCGGTGAGCACTCTCATACCCTGTGAGAAGGCAGTAGGCCAGGCCGTAGCCAGAGGACAGTGGCCCTGCTGGGCAGGGTGGTGACCACCAGAAGCTGGTGACAGCCACGTGGGTGCCCTCACAATCACATGACGGAGCGCGGCAAATTATAGATTTTAAGTGTGTGCGGTGTATCTGGTAAACCTTTGCGTGTGTGTGCAGATGAGCAGTCGCCTCCTAGGGTGGCATGTTTCTCGCAGCTCTCCCTGCTGCCCTGGCTTCTAAGAGCCTGTTACCATGGCTGGGTTCACTTTCGTAAGGATGCCATCATCAAGGGGACTGGTTAGTCAGTGCAGTTGAAGGGACCTCGGGCATGGGGGCGCTGGGGAACATTCCTCTGGGCAGGCACACAGAGCGCCCTAACTGAGTTCTTGTCTCCCAAAGCCCACCCCAGCATCACTGAAGGGGACGACAGCCACCTCCGCTCAGGCCAACTCCACCCCCACTAGCGTGGCCTCTGTGGTCACCTCTGCCGAGTCTCCAGCAAGCCGACAGGCAGCCGCCAAGCTGGCGCTGCGCAAACAGCTGGAGAAGACGCTACTCGAGATCCCCCCACCCAAGCCCCCAGCCCCAGAGATGAATTTCCTGCCCAGTGCCGCCAACAACGAGTTCATCTACCTGGTCGGCCTGGAGGAGGTGGTGCAGAACCTACTGGAGACACAAGGTGCGtggcctggacccagtgaggttGCTTCTGCCTCTGGCCTCCAAGGGTGCCCCCTGGGTTCTTTCCAACACAcagcagaggctggggcagggctgCCTAGCCAGGAGGGTCTTGGGTAGGCTTGGCAGGAACACCATCAGTGCCACTGTGGAGTCTGGACACTGTCCTCTGGCTGGGGCCTCTGAGAGCCAGGCCCTGAGAGGCTCAGGGCCCAGGGGGACGGGCAGTAGTGGCCTCCATGATGTTGGCGTGTGGTGGAGTACAGGTGAGGGTGCACATCTGTGGGAGACTGACGGGGTTGGCCTCCACAAAGGGCTCTCAAACCAGTGTGGGGTTATGACACACAGGCAGAACCTTCCAGAGCTTCGAGTGCTCCCAGCTTctgaggagggagagggacagcCCACCCCATTGCCCCCGCCTGGGCAGGCTCGCACAATCACCCTCTTCAGGGGCAGTGTGGAGTGCACCTTGTCCTGGGGGATTTAAGAATAAAAGGGCATCTGCAGGGT is a genomic window containing:
- the GATAD2A gene encoding transcriptional repressor p66-alpha isoform X9, with product MTEEACRTRSQKRALERDPTEDDVESKKIKMERGLLASDLNTDGDMRVTPEPGAGPAQGLLRATEVTAVAMGRGEGLLGDGPVDMRTSHSDMKSERRPPSPDVIVLSDNEQPSSPRVNGLTTVALKETSTEALMKSSPEERERMIKQLKEELRLEEAKLVLLKKLRQSQIQKEATAQKPTGSVGSAVTTPPPLVRGTQNIPAGKPSLQTSSARMPGSVIPPPLVRGGQQASSKLGPQASSQVVMPPLVRGAQQIHSIRQHSSTGPPPLLLAPRASVPSVQIQGQRIIQQGLIRVANVPNTSLLVNIPQPTPASLKGTTATSAQANSTPTSVASVVTSAESPASRQAAAKLALRKQLEKTLLEIPPPKPPAPEMNFLPSAANNEFIYLVGLEEVVQNLLETQAGRMSAATVLSREPYMCAQCKTDFTCRWREEKSGAIMCENCMTTNQKKALKVEHTSRLKAAFVKALQQEQEIEQRLLQQGAAPAQAKAEPAAAPHPALKQASSQLSRGSATTPRGVLHTFSPSPKLQNSASATALVSRTGRHSERTVSSGKGSATSNWKKTPLSTGGTLAFVSPSLAVHKSSSAVDRQREYLLDMIPPRSIPQSATWK
- the GATAD2A gene encoding transcriptional repressor p66-alpha isoform X10 → MTEEACRTRSQKRALERDPTEDDVESKKIKMERGLLASDLNTDGDMRVTPEPGAGPAQGLLRATEVTAVAMGRGEGLLGDGPVDMRTSHSDMKSERRPPSPDVIVLSDNEQPSSPRVNGLTTVALKETSTEALMKSSPEERERMIKQLKEELRLEEAKLVLLKKLRQSQIQKEATAQKPTGSVGSAVTTPPPLVRGTQNIPAGKPSLQTSSARMPGSVIPPPLVRGGQQASSKLGPQASSQVVMPPLVRGAQQIHSIRQHSSTGPPPLLLAPRASVPSVQIQGQRIIQQGLIRVANVPNTSLLVNIPQPTPASLKGTTATSAQANSTPTSVASVVTSAESPASRQAAAKLALRKQLEKTLLEIPPPKPPAPEMNFLPSAANNEFIYLVGLEEVVQNLLETQGAMSAATVLSREPYMCAQCKTDFTCRWREEKSGAIMCENCMTTNQKKALKVEHTSRLKAAFVKALQQEQEIEQRLLQQGAAPAQAKAEPAAAPHPALKQASSQLSRGSATTPRGVLHTFSPSPKLQNSASATALVSRTGRHSERTVSSGKGSATSNWKKTPLSTGGTLAFVSPSLAVHKSSSAVDRQREYLLDMIPPRSIPQSATWK
- the GATAD2A gene encoding transcriptional repressor p66-alpha isoform X1; this translates as MTEEACRTRSQKRALERDPTEDDVESKKIKMERGLLASDLNTDGDMRVTPEPGAGPAQGLLRATEVTAVAMGRGEGLLGDGPVDMRTSHSDMKSERRPPSPDVIVLSDNEQPSSPRVNGLTTVALKETSTEALMKSSPEERERMIKQLKEELRLEEAKLVLLKKLRQSQIQKEATAQKPTGSVGSAVTTPPPLVRGTQNIPAGKPSLQVSVPAVSQWGGRGPCKSGSWCRWQTSSARMPGSVIPPPLVRGGQQASSKLGPQASSQVVMPPLVRGAQQIHSIRQHSSTGPPPLLLAPRASVPSVQIQGQRIIQQGLIRVANVPNTSLLVNIPQPTPASLKGTTATSAQANSTPTSVASVVTSAESPASRQAAAKLALRKQLEKTLLEIPPPKPPAPEMNFLPSAANNEFIYLVGLEEVVQNLLETQAGRMSAATVLSREPYMCAQCKTDFTCRWREEKSGAIMCENCMTTNQKKALKVEHTSRLKAAFVKALQQEQEIEQRLLQQGAAPAQAKAEPAAAPHPALKQVIKPRRKLAFRSGEARDWSNGAVLQASSQLSRGSATTPRGVLHTFSPSPKLQNSASATALVSRTGRHSERTVSSGKGSATSNWKKTPLSTGGTLAFVSPSLAVHKSSSAVDRQREYLLDMIPPRSIPQSATWK
- the GATAD2A gene encoding transcriptional repressor p66-alpha isoform X6 — its product is MTEEACRTRSQKRALERDPTEDDVESKKIKMERGLLASDLNTDGDMRVTPEPGAGPAQGLLRATEVTAVAMGRGEGLLGDGPVDMRTSHSDMKSERRPPSPDVIVLSDNEQPSSPRVNGLTTVALKETSTEALMKSSPEERERMIKQLKEELRLEEAKLVLLKKLRQSQIQKEATAQKPTGSVGSAVTTPPPLVRGTQNIPAGKPSLQVSVPAVSQWGGRGPCKSGSWCRWQTSSARMPGSVIPPPLVRGGQQASSKLGPQASSQVVMPPLVRGAQQIHSIRQHSSTGPPPLLLAPRASVPSVQIQGQRIIQQGLIRVANVPNTSLLVNIPQPTPASLKGTTATSAQANSTPTSVASVVTSAESPASRQAAAKLALRKQLEKTLLEIPPPKPPAPEMNFLPSAANNEFIYLVGLEEVVQNLLETQAGRMSAATVLSREPYMCAQCKTDFTCRWREEKSGAIMCENCMTTNQKKALKVEHTSRLKAAFVKALQQEQEIEQRLLQQGAAPAQAKAEPAAAPHPALKQASSQLSRGSATTPRGVLHTFSPSPKLQNSASATALVSRTGRHSERTVSSGKGSATSNWKKTPLSTGGTLAFVSPSLAVHKSSSAVDRQREYLLDMIPPRSIPQSATWK
- the GATAD2A gene encoding transcriptional repressor p66-alpha isoform X7 — encoded protein: MTEEACRTRSQKRALERDPTEDDVESKKIKMERGLLASDLNTDGDMRVTPEPGAGPAQGLLRATEVTAVAMGRGEGLLGDGPVDMRTSHSDMKSERRPPSPDVIVLSDNEQPSSPRVNGLTTVALKETSTEALMKSSPEERERMIKQLKEELRLEEAKLVLLKKLRQSQIQKEATAQKPTGSVGSAVTTPPPLVRGTQNIPAGKPSLQTSSARMPGSVIPPPLVRGGQQASSKLGPQASSQVVMPPLVRGAQVSRAQIHSIRQHSSTGPPPLLLAPRASVPSVQIQGQRIIQQGLIRVANVPNTSLLVNIPQPTPASLKGTTATSAQANSTPTSVASVVTSAESPASRQAAAKLALRKQLEKTLLEIPPPKPPAPEMNFLPSAANNEFIYLVGLEEVVQNLLETQAGRMSAATVLSREPYMCAQCKTDFTCRWREEKSGAIMCENCMTTNQKKALKVEHTSRLKAAFVKALQQEQEIEQRLLQQGAAPAQAKAEPAAAPHPALKQASSQLSRGSATTPRGVLHTFSPSPKLQNSASATALVSRTGRHSERTVSSGKGSATSNWKKTPLSTGGTLAFVSPSLAVHKSSSAVDRQREYLLDMIPPRSIPQSATWK
- the GATAD2A gene encoding transcriptional repressor p66-alpha isoform X8; translated protein: MTEEACRTRSQKRALERDPTEDDVESKKIKMERGLLASDLNTDGDMRVTPEPGAGPAQGLLRATEVTAVAMGRGEGLLGDGPVDMRTSHSDMKSERRPPSPDVIVLSDNEQPSSPRVNGLTTVALKETSTEALMVSHKSSPEERERMIKQLKEELRLEEAKLVLLKKLRQSQIQKEATAQKPTGSVGSAVTTPPPLVRGTQNIPAGKPSLQTSSARMPGSVIPPPLVRGGQQASSKLGPQASSQVVMPPLVRGAQQIHSIRQHSSTGPPPLLLAPRASVPSVQIQGQRIIQQGLIRVANVPNTSLLVNIPQPTPASLKGTTATSAQANSTPTSVASVVTSAESPASRQAAAKLALRKQLEKTLLEIPPPKPPAPEMNFLPSAANNEFIYLVGLEEVVQNLLETQAGRMSAATVLSREPYMCAQCKTDFTCRWREEKSGAIMCENCMTTNQKKALKVEHTSRLKAAFVKALQQEQEIEQRLLQQGAAPAQAKAEPAAAPHPALKQASSQLSRGSATTPRGVLHTFSPSPKLQNSASATALVSRTGRHSERTVSSGKGSATSNWKKTPLSTGGTLAFVSPSLAVHKSSSAVDRQREYLLDMIPPRSIPQSATWK
- the GATAD2A gene encoding transcriptional repressor p66-alpha isoform X13, which produces MIKQLKEELRLEEAKLVLLKKLRQSQIQKEATAQKPTGSVGSAVTTPPPLVRGTQNIPAGKPSLQTSSARMPGSVIPPPLVRGGQQASSKLGPQASSQVVMPPLVRGAQQIHSIRQHSSTGPPPLLLAPRASVPSVQIQGQRIIQQGLIRVANVPNTSLLVNIPQPTPASLKGTTATSAQANSTPTSVASVVTSAESPASRQAAAKLALRKQLEKTLLEIPPPKPPAPEMNFLPSAANNEFIYLVGLEEVVQNLLETQAGRMSAATVLSREPYMCAQCKTDFTCRWREEKSGAIMCENCMTTNQKKALKVEHTSRLKAAFVKALQQEQEIEQRLLQQGAAPAQAKAEPAAAPHPALKQVIKPRRKLAFRSGEARDWSNGAVLQASSQLSRGSATTPRGVLHTFSPSPKLQNSASATALVSRTGRHSERTVSSGKGSATSNWKKTPLSTGGTLAFVSPSLAVHKSSSAVDRQREYLLDMIPPRSIPQSATWK